A stretch of the Bacteroidota bacterium genome encodes the following:
- a CDS encoding AMP nucleosidase produces MITKKEIAKNWLPRYTGTPIEKFGKYFLLTNFHNYVEAFAQKFNCEIEGIGKPMQTATNSDGLTIINFGIGSANAATVMDLLSAVEPSGVLFLGKCGGLKRSTELGHFILPIAAIRGEGTSNDYALPEVPALPSFKLHKFVSQKIVERDLEYRTGVIYTTNRRLWEWDEEFKEYLQEINAIAIDMETATLFTVGFVNQIPRGALLLVSDTPMLPEGIKTEESDKEVTRKFAALHLELGIEAMTDLGIKGEQIKHFTYQ; encoded by the coding sequence ATGATCACTAAAAAAGAGATAGCGAAAAACTGGCTTCCCAGGTACACAGGCACACCGATTGAGAAGTTTGGGAAATATTTTTTGCTGACCAATTTTCACAATTATGTGGAGGCGTTTGCACAAAAGTTTAATTGTGAAATTGAGGGAATCGGAAAGCCGATGCAAACCGCCACAAACAGCGACGGGTTGACGATCATAAATTTTGGTATCGGCTCGGCGAATGCAGCCACTGTGATGGATTTGCTAAGTGCTGTCGAACCTTCCGGAGTCCTCTTTTTGGGGAAGTGTGGAGGATTAAAAAGATCGACTGAACTGGGGCATTTTATTCTTCCGATTGCTGCAATCAGGGGAGAGGGAACGAGCAATGATTATGCACTTCCTGAGGTGCCGGCACTTCCTTCCTTTAAGCTTCACAAATTTGTTTCTCAGAAAATTGTAGAACGGGATCTGGAATACAGAACCGGCGTTATCTACACCACCAACAGGAGGCTTTGGGAGTGGGATGAAGAGTTTAAGGAATATCTTCAGGAGATAAATGCCATTGCAATTGATATGGAGACTGCCACCCTTTTTACGGTTGGTTTTGTGAACCAGATTCCAAGGGGTGCCCTGCTTTTGGTCTCGGATACACCGATGTTGCCTGAGGGAATTAAGACTGAAGAGTCGGACAAGGAAGTTACGAGAAAGTTTGCTGCATTGCATTTGGAACTCGGGATAGAAGCGATGACGGATCTTGGAATAAAAGGGGAGCAGATTAAGCATTTTACATATCAATAA